In Cyanobacterium stanieri LEGE 03274, one genomic interval encodes:
- a CDS encoding DUF1902 domain-containing protein, protein MKKLIKLTIEKLVEKEEEYFIATSEDLQGLVAEGKTIAEVIEIAQDVAEILWELEKEHNHINSNIQDFPSTFEYPLILEV, encoded by the coding sequence ATGAAAAAATTAATCAAATTAACCATTGAAAAATTAGTGGAAAAAGAAGAAGAATATTTCATCGCCACCAGTGAAGATTTACAAGGATTAGTGGCAGAAGGAAAAACTATTGCAGAAGTCATTGAAATTGCACAAGATGTGGCAGAAATTCTCTGGGAATTAGAAAAAGAACATAATCATATTAACTCAAATATTCAAGATTTTCCTTCTACATTTGAATATCCTTTAATTTTGGAGGTTTGA
- the nagA gene encoding N-acetylglucosamine-6-phosphate deacetylase, producing the protein MINLINCRIIGESTLKNITINNHKITHISKSEEQSQTEQTILNYIDMEGDYISLGGLDLQINGGLGLAFPDLALNDLEKLHQICAYLWSVGVDEFMPTIVTTSVEKIHQSLEVIKVFKQSKKKDNEAEILGVHLEGPFLNKDKKGAHPEEYLLSLNLENVKKVFNNYENIIKIITLAPELDTQGDVIPYLTDLGVIVSLGHSMATAKEAKRAFEQGASMVTHAFNAMPSLHHREPGMLGEAIARSGVYCGLIADGKHVSPTMLKVILQASNYDAGIFLVSDALAPIGLDDGIYPWDERTIEVKNGTATLPDGTLSGTTLPLFVGAQNLINWDICTVERAIGLVTDAPRKAMKMPTLTVGQKANLIRWHHYPETKQLTWERILINNSLS; encoded by the coding sequence ATGATTAATTTAATTAATTGTCGTATCATTGGTGAATCTACCTTAAAAAATATCACCATTAATAACCATAAAATTACCCATATTAGTAAGAGTGAAGAACAAAGCCAAACAGAACAGACCATTTTAAACTATATCGATATGGAGGGAGATTATATTTCCCTTGGTGGCTTAGATCTACAAATTAACGGCGGACTGGGTTTAGCATTTCCCGATTTAGCATTAAATGATTTAGAAAAACTCCACCAAATTTGTGCCTATTTATGGTCAGTGGGAGTAGATGAATTTATGCCAACTATTGTGACAACTTCGGTAGAAAAAATTCATCAATCTTTAGAAGTAATTAAAGTATTTAAACAGTCTAAAAAAAAGGATAATGAAGCAGAAATATTAGGAGTTCACCTAGAAGGCCCATTTTTAAATAAAGATAAAAAAGGAGCTCATCCCGAAGAATATTTATTATCTTTAAATTTAGAAAACGTAAAAAAAGTTTTCAATAATTATGAAAACATCATCAAAATTATTACTCTTGCTCCAGAATTAGACACCCAAGGGGATGTAATTCCCTATTTAACTGATTTGGGGGTGATTGTTAGTTTGGGACACTCTATGGCGACGGCAAAGGAGGCAAAACGAGCTTTTGAGCAAGGGGCATCTATGGTAACCCACGCTTTTAATGCTATGCCCAGTTTACACCACCGAGAACCAGGGATGTTAGGAGAGGCGATCGCCCGTAGCGGTGTTTATTGCGGTTTGATTGCTGATGGTAAACATGTTTCACCCACCATGTTAAAAGTCATTTTACAAGCCAGTAACTATGATGCAGGGATATTTTTAGTTAGTGATGCCCTTGCACCCATCGGCTTAGATGATGGCATATACCCTTGGGATGAACGTACTATAGAGGTAAAAAATGGTACCGCTACCCTTCCCGATGGCACGTTATCGGGTACAACCCTACCTCTATTCGTTGGCGCTCAAAATTTAATAAATTGGGACATTTGTACTGTTGAAAGGGCGATCGGCCTTGTTACTGATGCACCCCGAAAAGCCATGAAAATGCCAACCCTCACAGTGGGGCAAAAAGCGAATTTAATCCGATGGCATCATTACCCAGAAACGAAACAACTAACTTGGGAGAGAATTTTAATTAATAATAGTCTCAGTTAG
- a CDS encoding bifunctional nuclease family protein has translation MIEMKVAAIALDAVSRSPIVLLKDATERRALPIYIGQDQARSIIAALEQQPTPRPLTHDLMLNMFHTWNIKLDRVVINALEDNTFYALLCTKMGKKEKNIDCRPSDAIAIAVREGCPIWVMEEVVLDASIPVDREADEKEMEAFREFVAELSPEELIRRARKTLEE, from the coding sequence ATGATTGAAATGAAAGTAGCGGCGATCGCCCTTGATGCAGTAAGTCGTAGCCCCATCGTACTACTAAAAGACGCTACCGAGCGCCGTGCTTTGCCTATCTACATCGGTCAAGATCAAGCCAGATCAATCATTGCAGCCCTGGAGCAACAACCAACCCCCCGCCCCCTTACCCATGATTTAATGTTAAATATGTTCCATACTTGGAATATTAAACTAGATCGAGTGGTAATTAATGCCCTTGAGGATAACACCTTTTATGCCCTTCTCTGTACAAAAATGGGTAAGAAGGAAAAAAACATCGATTGTCGCCCCAGTGATGCCATTGCCATCGCCGTGAGGGAAGGTTGCCCCATTTGGGTAATGGAAGAGGTGGTTTTAGATGCCTCCATTCCTGTGGATAGGGAAGCCGATGAGAAAGAAATGGAGGCTTTTCGAGAATTTGTGGCAGAATTAAGCCCTGAGGAGTTGATTCGCCGCGCCCGAAAAACCCTAGAGGAGTAA